A section of the Malania oleifera isolate guangnan ecotype guangnan chromosome 2, ASM2987363v1, whole genome shotgun sequence genome encodes:
- the LOC131148762 gene encoding ABC transporter G family member 28-like isoform X3, which translates to MRELGKANRRGSICVLVILVVVLNLRGVVRCQDDAKSQDVAMGNPAAVQLLTELVYSRLTNLTAIFSDDILRRLNFCIKDVQAEWNAAFNFTSDLAFLSNCIRKTKGDLMQRLCTAAEIKFYFNTFFESGSKSTNYLKPNKNCNLTTWLPGCEPGWACSVGPNQKVDIKNSKDLPVRSQDCGVCCEGFFCPHGITCMIPCPLGSYCPQAKLNKTTGVCDPYTYQLPPGQPNHTCGGADVWADVGSTSEVFCSAGSYCPSTVKKVPCSSGYYCRTGSTSQIRCFRMTTCDPNSANQNITAYGIMLFAALSFLLLIMYNCSDQVLTTRERRQAKSREAAAKSARETAQARERWKSAKDVAKKHAIGLQTQLSRTFSRRKSTKQSGLLKILSKAKPGTEAALPPMVPDASQQSSATSKGKKKERSNLTKMMHAIEDDPESNEGFNLQIGDKNLKKNIPKGKQLHTHSQIFKYAYGQIEKEKALQEQHQNLTFSGVISMATDVEIEKRPTIEVAFKDLTLTLKGKKKHLLRCVTGKIMPGRVSAVMGPSGAGKTTFLSALAGKATGCTMSGTILINGKVESIHSYKKIIGFVPQDDIVHGNLTVEENLWFSARCRLSADLPKPEKVLVVERVIESLGLQAVRDSLVGTVEKRGISGGQRKRVNVGLEMVMEPSLLILDEPTSGLDSSSSQLLLRALRREALEGVNICTVVHQPSYTLFKMFDDLILLAKGGLTAYHGSVKKVEEYFSSLGIQVPERVNPPDYFIDILEGIAKPSTSSGVNYKQLPIRWMLHNGYPLPPDMLDEAAGLEGSAHGGNSTHGGNSSAGAPEEHSFAGDLWQDMKCTVELKRDNIQHNFSKSKDLSDRLTPGVYRQYRYFLGRVGKQRLRDARIQAVDYLILLLAGVCLGTLAKVSDETFGALGYTYTVIAVSLLCKIAALRSFSTDKLHYWRESGSGMSSLAYFLAKDTIDHFNTIIKPVVYLSMFYFFNNPRSTFTDNYIVLLCLVYCVTGMAYAFAILFEPGPAQLWSVLVPVVLTLVANHNNGNEFVKGLANVCYTKWALEAFVIANAER; encoded by the exons ATGAGGGAATTAGGGAAGGCTAATAGGCGTGGGAGTATATGCGTACTGGTAATTTTGGTGGTGGTGTTGAATTTAAGGGGAGTTGTTAGATGTCAGGACGATGCCAAAAGCCAAGATGTCGCCATGGGTAATCCGGCGGCCGTTCAGCTCTTGACGGAGCTCGTCTACAGCCGTCTTACCAACCTCACCGCCATTTTCAGCGATGACATTCTCCGTCGCTTAAATTTCTGCATCAAAGATGt GCAAGCAGAATGGAATGCAGCATTCAATTTCACATCAGACTTGGCATTTTTGTCCAACTGCATTCGAAAAACAAAAG GTGATCTCATGCAGCGTTTGTGCACGGCAGCAGAAATAAAGTTCTACTTCAATACTTTCTTTGAGAGTGGGTCAAAGAGTACCAATTACCTGAAACCAAACAAGAACTGTAACTTAACCACATGGCTACCTGGATGCGAGCCTGGATGGGCTTGCAGTGTTGGTCCAAACCAGAAAGTTgatataaaaaattcaaaggaCTTGCCTGTCAGATCTCAAGACTGTGGAGTTTGTTGCGAAGGTTTCTTCTGCCCTCATGGTATCACTTGCATGATAC CTTGCCCATTAGGTTCCTATTGCCCACAAGCAAAACTCAACAAAACTACTGGTGTGTGTGATCC GTACACTTACCAACTACCTCCTGGGCAGCCAAACCATACTTGTGGTGGAGCAGATGTCTGGGCTGATGTTGGGAGCACTAGTGAAGTATTCTGTTCAGCAGGATCATACTGTCCATCCACTGTCAAAAAAGTTCCTTGTAGTAGTGG ATATTATTGCAGGACTGGTTCAACATCTCAAATAA GGTGCTTCCGGATGACCACTTGTGATCCAAATTCAGCAAATCAGAATATTACTGCATATGGCATCATGCTTTTT GCTGCATTAAGTTTTTTGCTTCTTATTATGTATAACTGTTCTGATCAAGTTCTCACTACTCGGGAAAGACGACAAGCAAAATCTAGGGAAGCTGCTGCAAAAAGTGCAAGAGAAACTGCACAAGCACGTGAAAGATGGAAATCTGCAAAAGATGTGGCCAAAAAGCATGCAATTGGATTGCAAACACAGCTATCACGTACATTTTCTCGTAGAAAATCTACAAAGCAATCAGGACTGCTAAAGATTCTGAGTAAAGCTAAACCCGGAACAGAAGCTGCCTTGCCACCTATGGTGCCAGATGCATCTCAGCAATCATCTGCTACctcaaaaggaaagaaaaaggaacGTAGTAACCTTACAAAGATGATGCATGCAATTGAGGATGACCCAGAAAGCAATGAAGGTTTCAATCTGCAGATTGGGGACAAAAATTTGAAGAAGAATATCCCCAAGGGCAAGCAACTGCACACTCACAGTCAAATTTTCAAGTATGCATATGGTCAGATTGAGAAGGAAAAAGCTCTACAGGAGCAGCACCAGAACTTGACCTTCTCCGGGGTAATTTCAATGGCTACTGACGTTGAAATTGAAAAAAGACCTACAATTGAGgttgctttcaaagatttaacccttaccttgaaagggaaaaaaaaacatttattgAGGTGCGTAACAGGGAAAATCATGCCTGGCCGTGTTTCTGCTGTCATGGGCCCATCTGGGGCTGGGAAAACAACATTCCTTTCTGCTTTGGCGGGAAAAGCAACAGGTTGCACTATGAGTGGTACGATTCTTATAAATGGAAAGGTAGAATCTATCCATTCATACAAGAAAATTATTGGTTTTGTGCCACAAGATGACATAGTGCACGGAAACTTGACAGTGGAGGAGAATCTCTGGTTCAGTGCAAGGTGCAG GCTATCAGCTGACCTACCAAAACCAGAGAAAGTTTTAGTTGTCGAAAGAGTTATTGAGTCCCTGGGGCTGCAGGCAGTGCGGGACTCCCTGGTAGGAACAGTGGAAAAGCGGGGGATCTCTGGAGGCCAAAGAAAACGAGTGAATGTTGGGTTGGAAATGGTCATGGAACCTTCACTCTTAATATTAGATGAACCCACATCTGGTTTGGACAGTTCATCTTCTCAGTTGCTACTTAGAGCACTTCGCCGTGAAGCTCTCGAAGGAGTGAACATTTGTACGGTGGTTCACCAACCAAG CTACACTTTGTTCAAGATGTTTGATGATTTGATACTTCTAGCAAAAGGTGGTCTTACTGCATATCATGGATCTGTGAAGAAAGTTGAAGAATACTTTTCTAGTCTTGGTATCCAGGTCCCTGAGCGTGTTAATCCTCCAGACTACTTCATTGACATTCTGGAGGGCATAGCAAAACCAAGCACAAGCTCAGGTGTCAATTATAAACAACTTCCTATTCGATGGATGCTTCACAATGGCTACCCACTGCCCCCCGATATGCTTGATGAGGCTGCTGGGCTAGAAGGATCTGCACATGGGGGAAATTCAACTCATGGAGGAAATTCTTCTGCTGGTGCACCTGAAGAACATTCTTTTGCTGGAGACCTATGGCAAGATATGAAGTGTACAGTTGAGTTGAAAAGGGACAATATACAACATAATTTCTCAAAATCTAAAGACTTATCCGACCGATTAACCCCGGGTGTTTACCGGCAATACAGATACTTCCTTGGGAG GGTTGGCAAGCAGCGGCTAAGGGATGCTAGGATACAAGCTGTAGATTATCTTATATTATTGCTTGCTGGAGTTTGCTTAGGAACACTAGCAAAAGTGAGCGATGAAACGTTTGGAGCACTTGGTTATACTTACACAGTCATTGCAGTTT CCCTACTTTGCAAGATTGCTGCTCTGAGATCATTTTCCACAGATAAATTGCACTATTGGAGAGAAAGTGGATCTGGCATGAGCAGCCTAGCTTATTTCCTCGCAAAGGATACAATTGACCATTTTAATACAATCATCAAGCCTGTGGTTTATCTGTCGATGTTCTACTTCTTTAACAACCCCAGATCAACTTTCACAGATAATTACATCGTTTTGCTCTGCTTGGTATACTGTGTGACTGGTATGGCTTATGCATTTGCCATCCTATTTGAACCTGGTCCAGCCCAACTG TGGTCAGTGCTTGTTCCTGTTGTTTTGACTCTTGTTGCAAACCACAACAATGGAAATGAGTTTGTGAAGGGACTGGCAAATGTGTGCTATACTAAATGGGCTTTGGAAGCATTTGTGATAGCAAATGCTGAAAG gtaa
- the LOC131148762 gene encoding ABC transporter G family member 28-like isoform X1, with protein MRELGKANRRGSICVLVILVVVLNLRGVVRCQDDAKSQDVAMGNPAAVQLLTELVYSRLTNLTAIFSDDILRRLNFCIKDVQAEWNAAFNFTSDLAFLSNCIRKTKGDLMQRLCTAAEIKFYFNTFFESGSKSTNYLKPNKNCNLTTWLPGCEPGWACSVGPNQKVDIKNSKDLPVRSQDCGVCCEGFFCPHGITCMIPCPLGSYCPQAKLNKTTGVCDPYTYQLPPGQPNHTCGGADVWADVGSTSEVFCSAGSYCPSTVKKVPCSSGYYCRTGSTSQIRCFRMTTCDPNSANQNITAYGIMLFAALSFLLLIMYNCSDQVLTTRERRQAKSREAAAKSARETAQARERWKSAKDVAKKHAIGLQTQLSRTFSRRKSTKQSGLLKILSKAKPGTEAALPPMVPDASQQSSATSKGKKKERSNLTKMMHAIEDDPESNEGFNLQIGDKNLKKNIPKGKQLHTHSQIFKYAYGQIEKEKALQEQHQNLTFSGVISMATDVEIEKRPTIEVAFKDLTLTLKGKKKHLLRCVTGKIMPGRVSAVMGPSGAGKTTFLSALAGKATGCTMSGTILINGKVESIHSYKKIIGFVPQDDIVHGNLTVEENLWFSARCRLSADLPKPEKVLVVERVIESLGLQAVRDSLVGTVEKRGISGGQRKRVNVGLEMVMEPSLLILDEPTSGLDSSSSQLLLRALRREALEGVNICTVVHQPSYTLFKMFDDLILLAKGGLTAYHGSVKKVEEYFSSLGIQVPERVNPPDYFIDILEGIAKPSTSSGVNYKQLPIRWMLHNGYPLPPDMLDEAAGLEGSAHGGNSTHGGNSSAGAPEEHSFAGDLWQDMKCTVELKRDNIQHNFSKSKDLSDRLTPGVYRQYRYFLGRVGKQRLRDARIQAVDYLILLLAGVCLGTLAKVSDETFGALGYTYTVIAVSLLCKIAALRSFSTDKLHYWRESGSGMSSLAYFLAKDTIDHFNTIIKPVVYLSMFYFFNNPRSTFTDNYIVLLCLVYCVTGMAYAFAILFEPGPAQLWSVLVPVVLTLVANHNNGNEFVKGLANVCYTKWALEAFVIANAERYSGVWLITRCGSLLNYDYNINDWILCLTLLIVTGIISRIVAFFCMVIFQKK; from the exons ATGAGGGAATTAGGGAAGGCTAATAGGCGTGGGAGTATATGCGTACTGGTAATTTTGGTGGTGGTGTTGAATTTAAGGGGAGTTGTTAGATGTCAGGACGATGCCAAAAGCCAAGATGTCGCCATGGGTAATCCGGCGGCCGTTCAGCTCTTGACGGAGCTCGTCTACAGCCGTCTTACCAACCTCACCGCCATTTTCAGCGATGACATTCTCCGTCGCTTAAATTTCTGCATCAAAGATGt GCAAGCAGAATGGAATGCAGCATTCAATTTCACATCAGACTTGGCATTTTTGTCCAACTGCATTCGAAAAACAAAAG GTGATCTCATGCAGCGTTTGTGCACGGCAGCAGAAATAAAGTTCTACTTCAATACTTTCTTTGAGAGTGGGTCAAAGAGTACCAATTACCTGAAACCAAACAAGAACTGTAACTTAACCACATGGCTACCTGGATGCGAGCCTGGATGGGCTTGCAGTGTTGGTCCAAACCAGAAAGTTgatataaaaaattcaaaggaCTTGCCTGTCAGATCTCAAGACTGTGGAGTTTGTTGCGAAGGTTTCTTCTGCCCTCATGGTATCACTTGCATGATAC CTTGCCCATTAGGTTCCTATTGCCCACAAGCAAAACTCAACAAAACTACTGGTGTGTGTGATCC GTACACTTACCAACTACCTCCTGGGCAGCCAAACCATACTTGTGGTGGAGCAGATGTCTGGGCTGATGTTGGGAGCACTAGTGAAGTATTCTGTTCAGCAGGATCATACTGTCCATCCACTGTCAAAAAAGTTCCTTGTAGTAGTGG ATATTATTGCAGGACTGGTTCAACATCTCAAATAA GGTGCTTCCGGATGACCACTTGTGATCCAAATTCAGCAAATCAGAATATTACTGCATATGGCATCATGCTTTTT GCTGCATTAAGTTTTTTGCTTCTTATTATGTATAACTGTTCTGATCAAGTTCTCACTACTCGGGAAAGACGACAAGCAAAATCTAGGGAAGCTGCTGCAAAAAGTGCAAGAGAAACTGCACAAGCACGTGAAAGATGGAAATCTGCAAAAGATGTGGCCAAAAAGCATGCAATTGGATTGCAAACACAGCTATCACGTACATTTTCTCGTAGAAAATCTACAAAGCAATCAGGACTGCTAAAGATTCTGAGTAAAGCTAAACCCGGAACAGAAGCTGCCTTGCCACCTATGGTGCCAGATGCATCTCAGCAATCATCTGCTACctcaaaaggaaagaaaaaggaacGTAGTAACCTTACAAAGATGATGCATGCAATTGAGGATGACCCAGAAAGCAATGAAGGTTTCAATCTGCAGATTGGGGACAAAAATTTGAAGAAGAATATCCCCAAGGGCAAGCAACTGCACACTCACAGTCAAATTTTCAAGTATGCATATGGTCAGATTGAGAAGGAAAAAGCTCTACAGGAGCAGCACCAGAACTTGACCTTCTCCGGGGTAATTTCAATGGCTACTGACGTTGAAATTGAAAAAAGACCTACAATTGAGgttgctttcaaagatttaacccttaccttgaaagggaaaaaaaaacatttattgAGGTGCGTAACAGGGAAAATCATGCCTGGCCGTGTTTCTGCTGTCATGGGCCCATCTGGGGCTGGGAAAACAACATTCCTTTCTGCTTTGGCGGGAAAAGCAACAGGTTGCACTATGAGTGGTACGATTCTTATAAATGGAAAGGTAGAATCTATCCATTCATACAAGAAAATTATTGGTTTTGTGCCACAAGATGACATAGTGCACGGAAACTTGACAGTGGAGGAGAATCTCTGGTTCAGTGCAAGGTGCAG GCTATCAGCTGACCTACCAAAACCAGAGAAAGTTTTAGTTGTCGAAAGAGTTATTGAGTCCCTGGGGCTGCAGGCAGTGCGGGACTCCCTGGTAGGAACAGTGGAAAAGCGGGGGATCTCTGGAGGCCAAAGAAAACGAGTGAATGTTGGGTTGGAAATGGTCATGGAACCTTCACTCTTAATATTAGATGAACCCACATCTGGTTTGGACAGTTCATCTTCTCAGTTGCTACTTAGAGCACTTCGCCGTGAAGCTCTCGAAGGAGTGAACATTTGTACGGTGGTTCACCAACCAAG CTACACTTTGTTCAAGATGTTTGATGATTTGATACTTCTAGCAAAAGGTGGTCTTACTGCATATCATGGATCTGTGAAGAAAGTTGAAGAATACTTTTCTAGTCTTGGTATCCAGGTCCCTGAGCGTGTTAATCCTCCAGACTACTTCATTGACATTCTGGAGGGCATAGCAAAACCAAGCACAAGCTCAGGTGTCAATTATAAACAACTTCCTATTCGATGGATGCTTCACAATGGCTACCCACTGCCCCCCGATATGCTTGATGAGGCTGCTGGGCTAGAAGGATCTGCACATGGGGGAAATTCAACTCATGGAGGAAATTCTTCTGCTGGTGCACCTGAAGAACATTCTTTTGCTGGAGACCTATGGCAAGATATGAAGTGTACAGTTGAGTTGAAAAGGGACAATATACAACATAATTTCTCAAAATCTAAAGACTTATCCGACCGATTAACCCCGGGTGTTTACCGGCAATACAGATACTTCCTTGGGAG GGTTGGCAAGCAGCGGCTAAGGGATGCTAGGATACAAGCTGTAGATTATCTTATATTATTGCTTGCTGGAGTTTGCTTAGGAACACTAGCAAAAGTGAGCGATGAAACGTTTGGAGCACTTGGTTATACTTACACAGTCATTGCAGTTT CCCTACTTTGCAAGATTGCTGCTCTGAGATCATTTTCCACAGATAAATTGCACTATTGGAGAGAAAGTGGATCTGGCATGAGCAGCCTAGCTTATTTCCTCGCAAAGGATACAATTGACCATTTTAATACAATCATCAAGCCTGTGGTTTATCTGTCGATGTTCTACTTCTTTAACAACCCCAGATCAACTTTCACAGATAATTACATCGTTTTGCTCTGCTTGGTATACTGTGTGACTGGTATGGCTTATGCATTTGCCATCCTATTTGAACCTGGTCCAGCCCAACTG TGGTCAGTGCTTGTTCCTGTTGTTTTGACTCTTGTTGCAAACCACAACAATGGAAATGAGTTTGTGAAGGGACTGGCAAATGTGTGCTATACTAAATGGGCTTTGGAAGCATTTGTGATAGCAAATGCTGAAAG GTACTCTGGAGTGTGGTTGATAACACGATGCGGTTCACTTTTGAATTATGACTATAATATCAATGATTGGATTCTTTGTCTAACCTTATTGATTGTTACTGGTATAATTAGTCGTATCGTAGCCTTCTTTTGTATGGTAATAttccaaaagaaataa
- the LOC131148762 gene encoding ABC transporter G family member 28-like isoform X4, whose amino-acid sequence MLIMWRRGDLMQRLCTAAEIKFYFNTFFESGSKSTNYLKPNKNCNLTTWLPGCEPGWACSVGPNQKVDIKNSKDLPVRSQDCGVCCEGFFCPHGITCMIPCPLGSYCPQAKLNKTTGVCDPYTYQLPPGQPNHTCGGADVWADVGSTSEVFCSAGSYCPSTVKKVPCSSGYYCRTGSTSQIRCFRMTTCDPNSANQNITAYGIMLFAALSFLLLIMYNCSDQVLTTRERRQAKSREAAAKSARETAQARERWKSAKDVAKKHAIGLQTQLSRTFSRRKSTKQSGLLKILSKAKPGTEAALPPMVPDASQQSSATSKGKKKERSNLTKMMHAIEDDPESNEGFNLQIGDKNLKKNIPKGKQLHTHSQIFKYAYGQIEKEKALQEQHQNLTFSGVISMATDVEIEKRPTIEVAFKDLTLTLKGKKKHLLRCVTGKIMPGRVSAVMGPSGAGKTTFLSALAGKATGCTMSGTILINGKVESIHSYKKIIGFVPQDDIVHGNLTVEENLWFSARCRLSADLPKPEKVLVVERVIESLGLQAVRDSLVGTVEKRGISGGQRKRVNVGLEMVMEPSLLILDEPTSGLDSSSSQLLLRALRREALEGVNICTVVHQPSYTLFKMFDDLILLAKGGLTAYHGSVKKVEEYFSSLGIQVPERVNPPDYFIDILEGIAKPSTSSGVNYKQLPIRWMLHNGYPLPPDMLDEAAGLEGSAHGGNSTHGGNSSAGAPEEHSFAGDLWQDMKCTVELKRDNIQHNFSKSKDLSDRLTPGVYRQYRYFLGRVGKQRLRDARIQAVDYLILLLAGVCLGTLAKVSDETFGALGYTYTVIAVSLLCKIAALRSFSTDKLHYWRESGSGMSSLAYFLAKDTIDHFNTIIKPVVYLSMFYFFNNPRSTFTDNYIVLLCLVYCVTGMAYAFAILFEPGPAQLWSVLVPVVLTLVANHNNGNEFVKGLANVCYTKWALEAFVIANAERYSGVWLITRCGSLLNYDYNINDWILCLTLLIVTGIISRIVAFFCMVIFQKK is encoded by the exons ATGTTGATCATGTGGAGGCGCG GTGATCTCATGCAGCGTTTGTGCACGGCAGCAGAAATAAAGTTCTACTTCAATACTTTCTTTGAGAGTGGGTCAAAGAGTACCAATTACCTGAAACCAAACAAGAACTGTAACTTAACCACATGGCTACCTGGATGCGAGCCTGGATGGGCTTGCAGTGTTGGTCCAAACCAGAAAGTTgatataaaaaattcaaaggaCTTGCCTGTCAGATCTCAAGACTGTGGAGTTTGTTGCGAAGGTTTCTTCTGCCCTCATGGTATCACTTGCATGATAC CTTGCCCATTAGGTTCCTATTGCCCACAAGCAAAACTCAACAAAACTACTGGTGTGTGTGATCC GTACACTTACCAACTACCTCCTGGGCAGCCAAACCATACTTGTGGTGGAGCAGATGTCTGGGCTGATGTTGGGAGCACTAGTGAAGTATTCTGTTCAGCAGGATCATACTGTCCATCCACTGTCAAAAAAGTTCCTTGTAGTAGTGG ATATTATTGCAGGACTGGTTCAACATCTCAAATAA GGTGCTTCCGGATGACCACTTGTGATCCAAATTCAGCAAATCAGAATATTACTGCATATGGCATCATGCTTTTT GCTGCATTAAGTTTTTTGCTTCTTATTATGTATAACTGTTCTGATCAAGTTCTCACTACTCGGGAAAGACGACAAGCAAAATCTAGGGAAGCTGCTGCAAAAAGTGCAAGAGAAACTGCACAAGCACGTGAAAGATGGAAATCTGCAAAAGATGTGGCCAAAAAGCATGCAATTGGATTGCAAACACAGCTATCACGTACATTTTCTCGTAGAAAATCTACAAAGCAATCAGGACTGCTAAAGATTCTGAGTAAAGCTAAACCCGGAACAGAAGCTGCCTTGCCACCTATGGTGCCAGATGCATCTCAGCAATCATCTGCTACctcaaaaggaaagaaaaaggaacGTAGTAACCTTACAAAGATGATGCATGCAATTGAGGATGACCCAGAAAGCAATGAAGGTTTCAATCTGCAGATTGGGGACAAAAATTTGAAGAAGAATATCCCCAAGGGCAAGCAACTGCACACTCACAGTCAAATTTTCAAGTATGCATATGGTCAGATTGAGAAGGAAAAAGCTCTACAGGAGCAGCACCAGAACTTGACCTTCTCCGGGGTAATTTCAATGGCTACTGACGTTGAAATTGAAAAAAGACCTACAATTGAGgttgctttcaaagatttaacccttaccttgaaagggaaaaaaaaacatttattgAGGTGCGTAACAGGGAAAATCATGCCTGGCCGTGTTTCTGCTGTCATGGGCCCATCTGGGGCTGGGAAAACAACATTCCTTTCTGCTTTGGCGGGAAAAGCAACAGGTTGCACTATGAGTGGTACGATTCTTATAAATGGAAAGGTAGAATCTATCCATTCATACAAGAAAATTATTGGTTTTGTGCCACAAGATGACATAGTGCACGGAAACTTGACAGTGGAGGAGAATCTCTGGTTCAGTGCAAGGTGCAG GCTATCAGCTGACCTACCAAAACCAGAGAAAGTTTTAGTTGTCGAAAGAGTTATTGAGTCCCTGGGGCTGCAGGCAGTGCGGGACTCCCTGGTAGGAACAGTGGAAAAGCGGGGGATCTCTGGAGGCCAAAGAAAACGAGTGAATGTTGGGTTGGAAATGGTCATGGAACCTTCACTCTTAATATTAGATGAACCCACATCTGGTTTGGACAGTTCATCTTCTCAGTTGCTACTTAGAGCACTTCGCCGTGAAGCTCTCGAAGGAGTGAACATTTGTACGGTGGTTCACCAACCAAG CTACACTTTGTTCAAGATGTTTGATGATTTGATACTTCTAGCAAAAGGTGGTCTTACTGCATATCATGGATCTGTGAAGAAAGTTGAAGAATACTTTTCTAGTCTTGGTATCCAGGTCCCTGAGCGTGTTAATCCTCCAGACTACTTCATTGACATTCTGGAGGGCATAGCAAAACCAAGCACAAGCTCAGGTGTCAATTATAAACAACTTCCTATTCGATGGATGCTTCACAATGGCTACCCACTGCCCCCCGATATGCTTGATGAGGCTGCTGGGCTAGAAGGATCTGCACATGGGGGAAATTCAACTCATGGAGGAAATTCTTCTGCTGGTGCACCTGAAGAACATTCTTTTGCTGGAGACCTATGGCAAGATATGAAGTGTACAGTTGAGTTGAAAAGGGACAATATACAACATAATTTCTCAAAATCTAAAGACTTATCCGACCGATTAACCCCGGGTGTTTACCGGCAATACAGATACTTCCTTGGGAG GGTTGGCAAGCAGCGGCTAAGGGATGCTAGGATACAAGCTGTAGATTATCTTATATTATTGCTTGCTGGAGTTTGCTTAGGAACACTAGCAAAAGTGAGCGATGAAACGTTTGGAGCACTTGGTTATACTTACACAGTCATTGCAGTTT CCCTACTTTGCAAGATTGCTGCTCTGAGATCATTTTCCACAGATAAATTGCACTATTGGAGAGAAAGTGGATCTGGCATGAGCAGCCTAGCTTATTTCCTCGCAAAGGATACAATTGACCATTTTAATACAATCATCAAGCCTGTGGTTTATCTGTCGATGTTCTACTTCTTTAACAACCCCAGATCAACTTTCACAGATAATTACATCGTTTTGCTCTGCTTGGTATACTGTGTGACTGGTATGGCTTATGCATTTGCCATCCTATTTGAACCTGGTCCAGCCCAACTG TGGTCAGTGCTTGTTCCTGTTGTTTTGACTCTTGTTGCAAACCACAACAATGGAAATGAGTTTGTGAAGGGACTGGCAAATGTGTGCTATACTAAATGGGCTTTGGAAGCATTTGTGATAGCAAATGCTGAAAG GTACTCTGGAGTGTGGTTGATAACACGATGCGGTTCACTTTTGAATTATGACTATAATATCAATGATTGGATTCTTTGTCTAACCTTATTGATTGTTACTGGTATAATTAGTCGTATCGTAGCCTTCTTTTGTATGGTAATAttccaaaagaaataa